A window from Balnearium lithotrophicum encodes these proteins:
- a CDS encoding methionine adenosyltransferase, which produces MNVRVTPLDIQPVNNQEIEIVERKGVGHPDTICDALAERLSAELCKIYYEKFGFVLHHNVDKNLLVGGSAVPKFGGGEVKEPIEIFLSGRAIKEYKGEKIPVDEIAVECAKDWLRENIHAIDPENHVRIHTYIRPGSVDLVDIYMRQLKAGLPLSNDTSFGVGFAPFDELENVVYHVERRLNDKEFKKAHPEVGEDIKVMGVRVGEKIKITIACAFVDKFVKDIDDYVEKRENVRRTALDVAKKFTVREVEVDINTGDDIENQNVYITVTGTSAEAGDDGEVGRGNRVNGLITPYRPMSLEAAAGKNPITHVGKLYNITANDIAKSVTEEIPEIEEAYVYMVSQIGKPINQPLAVDVKVRSAENLEAFRPKIEVIVNENLSRMNEIWKRLINGEITVY; this is translated from the coding sequence ATGAACGTTAGGGTTACTCCACTTGATATTCAGCCGGTTAATAACCAGGAGATAGAGATTGTTGAAAGAAAGGGGGTAGGGCATCCTGATACAATATGCGATGCCCTTGCGGAGAGGTTGTCGGCTGAACTGTGCAAAATTTACTATGAGAAGTTTGGATTTGTCCTCCACCACAACGTTGATAAGAACCTACTTGTAGGTGGAAGTGCCGTTCCAAAATTTGGGGGAGGAGAGGTAAAGGAACCTATAGAAATCTTCCTATCTGGAAGGGCAATAAAGGAGTACAAAGGGGAAAAAATACCTGTAGATGAGATTGCTGTCGAATGTGCTAAGGATTGGCTGAGGGAGAATATTCACGCGATAGACCCTGAAAACCACGTAAGGATTCACACGTACATAAGGCCAGGTTCTGTTGATTTAGTTGACATATACATGAGGCAACTTAAGGCTGGACTTCCCCTTTCAAACGATACCTCGTTTGGTGTAGGTTTTGCTCCATTCGATGAGTTAGAGAATGTTGTTTACCACGTAGAAAGGAGGCTAAACGATAAGGAGTTTAAAAAGGCTCACCCCGAAGTTGGTGAGGACATAAAAGTTATGGGAGTAAGGGTAGGTGAAAAGATAAAAATAACGATAGCCTGTGCTTTTGTTGATAAGTTTGTCAAGGACATAGACGACTACGTGGAGAAGAGGGAAAATGTAAGGAGGACCGCATTAGACGTTGCAAAGAAGTTCACGGTTAGGGAAGTTGAGGTAGATATAAACACCGGTGACGACATAGAGAATCAAAACGTTTACATAACTGTAACTGGAACATCTGCAGAGGCCGGGGATGACGGTGAAGTCGGAAGGGGTAATAGGGTAAACGGGCTGATTACTCCTTACAGACCTATGAGTCTTGAGGCGGCAGCCGGAAAAAATCCGATTACCCACGTAGGAAAGCTTTACAACATAACGGCAAACGATATAGCTAAGAGCGTGACGGAGGAGATTCCTGAAATTGAGGAAGCCTACGTCTACATGGTGAGTCAGATTGGAAAGCCGATAAACCAGCCTCTCGCTGTTGATGTAAAGGTAAGGTCTGCTGAGAACTTGGAA